From Coffea arabica cultivar ET-39 chromosome 10e, Coffea Arabica ET-39 HiFi, whole genome shotgun sequence, one genomic window encodes:
- the LOC113712825 gene encoding BRI1 kinase inhibitor 1 codes for MEFMDSQHQKRRDKDDEKQYHEGMLKQGSKEQVEASTTASTTSAASPPSPSSSPSHEFSFTISLQPSSATTSTATTAKSTASNSISADKTKSSPASFALDLSPADDIFFHGHLLPLHLLSHLPVSPRSSTNSLDSFTLPIKELYEADGQNLNSVNSTSSKSKSEIISRRIGDEDRNSKKNHVGYETGGRSNKSKSFSLFGLSSKWRKDQNHITNSGAGEKELEDKDRHKRKLKLVDFCHVLKRYIRMVRPVLSFGSSRRGNMQFHRQSYSYSGNLSLRRKPEFRGRRGEFSAPASMRTSPTNSGLLVATGTLSSCSPSDSTMEELQAAIQAAIAHCKNSIAMEEKIKCHD; via the coding sequence ATGGAATTTATGGACAGCCAACATCAGAAGAGGAGGGACAAAGATGATGAGAAGCAATACCATGAAGGGATGTTGAAGCAAGGAAGCAAAGAACAAGTAGAAGCATCAACTACTGCTAGCACAACTTCTGCAGCCTCACCAccttctccttcttcatctccatctcaTGAATTCTCTTTTACAATATCTCTCCAACCATCATCGGCAACGACTAGTACAGCCACTACAGCAAAAAGTACAGCCTCCAACAGTATATCTGCGGATAAAACCAAGTCATCTCCAGCTTCATTTGCTCTAGATTTATCTCCAGCTGATGACATATTCTTTCACGGCCACTTACTCCCTCTCCATCTCTTGTCCCACCTACCCGTTTCCCCTCGCTCTTCCACAAATTCCTTAGACAGTTTTACTCTCCCCATTAAAGAATTATACGAAGCCGACGGCCAAAACCTCAACAGCGTGAATAGTACAAGCAGCAAGAGTAAAAGCGAGATAATTAGTAGGAGGATTGGTGATGAGGATCGAAACAGCAAAAAAAACCATGTGGGCTATGAAACAGGCGGAAGAAGCAACAAGTCCAAGTCATTTTCCTTGTTCGGGCTATCATCAAAATGGAGAAAAGATCAGAACCATATTACCAATAGTGGTGCAGGAGAAAAGGAGCTGGAAGACAAAGATAGACATAAGAGGAAGCTGAAGCTGGTGGACTTTTGCCATGTTTTGAAAAGGTATATCAGAATGGTTAGGCCAGTTTTGTCGTTCGGCAGCAGCAGGAGAGGAAATATGCAATTTCACAGGCAATCTTATTCATATTCAGGGAATTTGAGCCTGAGGAGAAAACCAGAAtttagaggaagaagaggagagTTTTCAGCTCCTGCATCCATGAGGACATCTCCAACAAATAGTGGGCTGTTAGTAGCCACCGGAACTCTTTCGAGTTGTTCCCCAAGTGATAGTACCATGGAAGAATTGCAAGCTGCAATTCAAGCTGCAATTGCTCATTGCAAGAATTCAATTGCCATGGAAGAGAAAATCAAATGCCATGACTAG
- the LOC113712746 gene encoding probable protein phosphatase 2C 12, whose amino-acid sequence MLSKGEHQTVPLSVLLKRELANEKVERPELSHGQASQSKKGEDFTLLKTECQRVLGDGITTYSVFGLFDGHNGSAAAIYSKENLLNNVLGAIPADLNRDEWVSALPRALVAGFVKTDKDFQERAQTSGTTVTFVIIEGWVVTVASVGDSRCVLESAEGDIYYLSADHRLECNEEERERITSSGGEVGRLNTGGGTEIGPLRCWPGGLCLSRSIGDMDVGEFIVPVPYVKQVKLSSAGGRLIISSDGVWDALSAEVAFDCCRVMPADAAASQIVKEAVQVKGLRDDTTCIVVDIQPPEKPNPPLAPPKKQGKGVFKSMFRKKPSESSSHTGKEFSEPDVVEELFEEGSASLSERLDTKYPVCNMFKLFVCAVCQVEIKPGEGISIHVGSKNSRKLRPWDGPFLCSSCQEKKEAMEGKRPSGDGRYSSGSD is encoded by the exons ATGTTGTCCAAAGGTGAACATCAAACGGTCCCATTATCAGTGTTGCTGAAGCGTGAATTAGCAAATGAGAAGGTGGAGAGGCCTGAGCTATCTCACGGCCAAGCTAGCCAGAGCAAGAAAGGAGAGGACTTTACACTGCTCAAGACTGAGTGCCAGCGGGTTTTGGGTGATGGAATCACTACGTATTCTGTTTTCGGG TTATTTGATGGACATAATGGATCTGCAGCTGCCATATATTCTAAGGAGAATCTTTTGAACAATGTTTTGGGTGCTATTCCTGCAGACCTCAACCGAGATGAGTGGGTTTCTGCACTGCCAAGGGCTTTGGTAGCGGGATTTGTTAAAACTGATAAGGATTTCCAGGAAAGAG CCCAAACTTCGGGAACAACAGTCACGTTTGTAATAATTGAAGGATGGGTTGTTACTGTTGCATCAGTTGGTGATTCTCGTTGTGTACTTGAATCGGCTGAAGGGGATATATATTATCTTTCAGCAGATCACAGGCTTGAATGCAATGAAGAAGA AAGGGAGCGTATTACATCAAGTGGTGGTGAGGTAGGGCGGCTAAATACAGGTGGTGGTACAGAG ATTGGTCCTCTAAGGTGCTGGCCTGGTGGCTTGTGCCTTTCGCGATCCATTGGAGATATGGATGTTGGTGAATTCATAGTTCCTGTCCCATATGTGAAGCAAGTAAAG CTGTCATCAGCTGGCGGCAGGCTTATTATTTCAAGTGATGGGGTTTGGGATGCTTTATCTGCGGAAGTGGCTTTTGACTGTTGTCGTGTGATGCCAGCTGATGCTGCAGCCTCTCAAATTGTTAAA GAGGCTGTACAAGTGAAAGGGCTACGAGATGACACAACCTGCATTGTGGTTGACATACAACCGCCAGAGAAACCAAATCCTCCCTTGGCCCCGCCGAAGAAGCAAGGGAAAGGAGTCTTTAAGTCTATGTTTCGCAAGAAGCCATCAGAATCTTCCTCTCATACTGGAAAGGAATTTAGTGAACCAGATGTTGTAGAGGAATTATTTGAAGAAGGATCTGCTTCACTATCAGAAAG GTTGGATACAAAATATCCAGTTTGCAATATGTTCAAGTTGTTTGTTTGTGCGGTTTGCCAAGTAGAAATAAAACCTGGAGAAGGTATTTCAATACATGTAGGCTCAAAGAATTCGAGAAAGTTACGGCCTTGGGATGGTCCTTTCCTTTGTTCAAGCTGCCAGGAGAAAAAAGAAGCTATGGAGGGGAAGAGACCTTCTGGAG ATGGGAGATACAGTAGTGGGAGTGACTAA